The genomic window GCAACCTGAACTTTTTTGTCTGGTTTGGAGAATGATTGGGCTATCTCTGAAATAGTCTTTATATCAATTATTTCGTTTGTGGGGTTTGCAGGGGTTTCAAGATAAATCATTGCAAGTTTATCTGCAGAACCAGTATTTTGTATTTTTTTGATTATCTCTTCTTTTGATTCTAACGCCATAAAAGAAGCAACTTTTATATCAAATTTAGGCAATATTTTCCTTATGAGGTGGTCTGTCCCTCCGTATAAAGGGCTACTTATAAGGAGTAGGTCACCAGGCCTTAAGAATTCAAACATAAGTGTTGATATTGCAGCTAATCCACTTTCAAAGACGGCACAATCTTCTGCACCATCCCAGAGTTTTAGGCGATTTTCAAAAAGTTCAAGATTGGGGTTGTTAAGCCGACTATATATTAGACCTGGCTCTTCCCCTTCGTTAGGTTGTCTATGCCCGTAGGCAAGTTCAAAAAAAGCTTTACCTTCTTCTGCTGTTTGGAAGGCAAACGTTGATGTCTGGAATAGAGGACATTTAATAGAATTTTTAAATTTTTTTGATTGGTATCCGTAAGACATCATAAGACTTTCAGGTTTCATTATTCCTCCATAAGGTTATATATTAAACGTAAAATTTTGATTAATACTAACATTATATCAAAAGGGTGGTATTTTGTAAATTTTTAACGAAAAGAAAAATAAAGGCAAGGATAAAAACATAAAAGAAAAAAACTCCCCTTACCTTCCATCCTCTCCCTCAAGGGGAGAGGCAAATAAGGAAAAGGCAAATGCAGAGTTACTGAAACAAGTTCAGGATGGTAAATTGGTGCGTTCGGATGGTATTGTGGGCAGATAAAAGCATAAAAGAAAAGCGTATGTGGTGTTTATTTTTAAAATGTGATACGCATCTCCACTTCACCTGTTTGGTTAAAGCCACACTTGTTGTAAAAATGAATATTTTTAGAGACACAATTAAGGATAACTTTATAACAACCTCTCTGTTGGGCTTTTGATATAAGTTGATGTATTAAAATATCTCCAATGCCTCTGCCTCTGTAGTTTGTATCAGTGACAACATTTTCAATATGTCCGTAAGGTTTACAATTATGGGTGAGATTTATCTGAATAAGGAGTGTGCCAGTAGCAACTATTTTACCGTCTATACTGGCAACATAAAGGTAGTAGTCTGGGTTATCTAAAATTTGATTAAAAGTTTTGGTATAATCAGGAAAACAATTGTTATCATTAAGGTTTGGCCTACTTA from bacterium includes these protein-coding regions:
- a CDS encoding GNAT family N-acetyltransferase, with protein sequence MVGNININKNIVIQKAELDNLNDILVLLHQLSRPNLNDNNCFPDYTKTFNQILDNPDYYLYVASIDGKIVATGTLLIQINLTHNCKPYGHIENVVTDTNYRGRGIGDILIHQLISKAQQRGCYKVILNCVSKNIHFYNKCGFNQTGEVEMRITF